The DNA segment ACCTGCGATAAAACCGCCTTCTTCCGGATGCCGCCCACTAAGGCCAATGCTCCGGAAAGGGCGAAAAGAACTACGCCGATTTGAACGAAAAATAATAAAGTATCGCGCATGGGATTTTCTCCAACGATTTTGATGAATAAATTATAAAGGAACAAAAAGGGGTGCGAAATATCGCGTCCCTTATCCTTAATTCAATAAAAGAAAAACATTGTCAATCAAAACCGCCTCACGGCAGTTTCGGCTCTTCCACCACCGGATATTCGCCGGAAAGGGACTTCAGAAACGCCGTGAGTTGGCCAATCTCTTCGTCGGTAATTTTTTGCGCTTTCAGCGCCCGGAACAACGGATTCAGGTTGGAATTCTCCTTGCCGCCCTCCGCCATGAATCGCACGGCGTCTTCCAATTTCTCTACGCTGCCGTCATGAAAATAAGGAGCGGTATCGGCGATGCTGCGCAGATGCGGAACGCGAAATGCGCCTTTGTCGGACTCGGCTTTCGTAACTTCCATTCGTCCGATGTCCATCTTTTCCTTATCGGAACCGACTCCTGCGTTATAGAATCCCCACGTAGAGAATACCTGCGGCTGATGGCAGGTTGCGCATAAGCCTTTTCCCAGAAAAATCGCTTCGCCCGCCTTGGCTTCTGCGCTGATGGCGTTGGCATCGCCTTTTTTATACTTGTCGTAAGGCGAGTTGCCGGAGAGAATCGTGCGTTCGAATGCGGCGATGGCTTTCGTGATCGTCTCGCGGCTGGCAGGCTGGCCGAATACGGCCTCAAAACGTTTTTTGTATTCGGGAATGGCGTTGAGGTCTTTGGCGACAACGGTCATATCATGCCCCATCTCGATAGGATTCTCGACAGGACCGCCCGCTTGTTCTTCAAGAGTATTCATCCGCCCGTCCCAAAACATAGATGAGGCGTAGGCCGCGTTGACGACGGCGTTGGCGTTGCGTCCGCCGATTTGATCCTTGATTCCTTTGGATGTAGCGCGCGGCTCCGCATATCCGTGTTTGGGAATATGGCAAGAAGCGCAAGCGACGGTATTGTCCTTGCTGAGGCGTTTGTCGAAATAAAGCATCTTGCCCAATTCGATTTTTTCCACCGTCATGGGGTTGTCATCGGGGATCGTAATGTTGGGCAAACCGAGAGGTACGGAAATCTTATAAGGAGTTCCCGTTGGAGCTGCCGAAGCCGGAGCCAAGAAAAGAAGCGCCGAACCAGCAAACGCGAATAAAGCGGCGAACAACAATGTCGAACAAACATGGAAAGCGAATTGTTTCTTCATAAAACAGCCTCCTGAGGATTTCAGATAAATTTTGGTTTAATTTACCACAAAAAAAACGCTGAGCAAAATTATTTTTGGTAAATTTTTGGTTAGCCATCGACTCTATGGTTGCGAAAAAAAGAAAATCGGATTCATCCGGCAAGCGAGTACTTGAGATTATTGACTAATATTACGCATTTCCATTCCCACGCCCTTTGGAATAAGGTAAAGGGGCTAATCTTCATTGTTTAGGCATATACTCGATCCTAAAACATCTTAGCCTTTTTTCGTGTTTTCTTTTTTCCGCGTTTACGTGATTCAATCCGACAAACGCCATCGCGCCATCCTGGTCATCCTTTCATGCTGGATATCTCGATTCAGATATTCATGCAACTATTAAAATCAAATGAAATAATCCGTTAGATGACTAAAACAATACCCGCGTTCCTCTCCCCCGGCAACGCGACATTCTTTCCGAGATTGGCTATACTTATAAAATATGCGCCCAAAAGCGAGAAAGAACGCTCATGATATAAAAATGGAAGACGTTCCCTAAGATTATTCTTTAAAAGAAATTGCTTTATAATTTGAAATGCGAGAAAACTTATGAATAAAACGCTTTGTTTTCTTTTCCTTTTAACTATAACGGCGGCTTCTTATGGTGAGCAAAATCAACTGGAGAGAAAAGTCATCCTGCCGATGATGAAAGACGGTTCCCCCGCCGCCTACGTCTCCTTCGGAACCCAAAAGATCACGCATGGACTGGCCATGGCCAAGCCGGAAGGAACCGAATTCGCCACGGAAGTAAAACTCGGCTTCCTCGGCGTCAAACCGGCGGATAACTCCTCCAATCAGTTTCTCTCTTTCCAGACGGCTACGGACGAATTGGCGCAAACAACGGGAACCTTATACGTCTCCATTCAATTTTTCGACGAAGGAAAAAGGTCCCTTGAAATCGAATACCTCTCTGCCAAAGACAAGAACGCCGCCGAATTGAAGCGGGACCGCTTGTTTCTAGGCAACAGCAAAATATGGCAAGAACAAACTTTTATGTTGACGGACGCCATTCTGGATCATTCGCTGCCGGGAGACTCGGACTTTCTAATTTACTGCGGCGGCGTCTTTTTGCGCAACGTAGCATTGTCGCGCGTTCCTTTAGGCAAAATGCAAAATACGATCAGCCCCGGCTTTCAACAACAGGAAATGACGCTGCCCCCCGGATTTCTAGTCGGCGTATATCCTTCCTCTTCCAATGACGCGAACTTGTGGAAACAGGACGAAGAACTGGCGGAAAAAGCGAAACTATACCCTTCCTGGGGAACGCGCAACGTCGTGGAAACAATCGATGCCGGGGAAATGCGGAAAGGGCGGATTTACGATTTTACTCCTTATTCAGAAACTGCCCAAACCATGGCCAATTACGGCTTAAATTGGGTTCCCCGCTTCAAAATCGGCGATACTCGCTATCTGCCCACAAGCGCCATCGAAAAACTGCAAAAGGCGATGGGATCGGACAAAGCGGCGGAAGGCCCCATGATCTCCTTATGGGACGATCGTTTAATTCTTGTATACAATGAAATATTCTCTGATATGCAGCGAATCGTCCCCTCGGATCGCCTGCCATTGGCGATTCTCTCCTTCGCCGGCGATTGGGGGCCGTTGTTTCATTCCAGCGAGGGGACGTCGTCCTCGGCGGGGTGGCCGGATTTTTGGGCGGGCGATCCTCTCGCCGTGAAAAATTATCAAGATCATCTACGCCTTCGCTATGGAAACATTAGAACCCTAAGCGCGGCTTGGAACGAGCCGAATCTCGCCAATTGGAACGAAATCAAACCCGTGCTATCGACGGATATATCCATCAATCGCCGTTTGGATACGCTTTCCTGGTATCAATCCGCATTGTCCCGTATGGCTGGCCAGATTACGGAAAGAATGGCGGCTCTCTTCCCTCGAACGAAACTCGTCATAGAAATCGGCGACGAGTTTCAAATGGGAGCGACGGATATCGCCGCTTTTGTAGATATAGCCATCAAGAATAACGCCTCCCTGGTTATGATTACCAAAGAACCATTACCGACGGTTTCTTATATGTGGCTGCTGCTGTCGACCGAATGCCGCCGCAAGAACGTTTCCTTCGGATTGCGGTTGAACCTCAATCCCGGAACGGCGGGCATTCTCGGCTCGCTCTATTCGCTGGCAAGCGAAGGCGGTTCCCTGCTCTTCTTTAACGAAGACGATCTCGCCGTCTCCGACTCTTGGAACCGATACGCCAATACAATGAACCGATTGCGGACGACGATTCCCCTGCGCCGTATCGCGGCGTTGTTTCCTCGGCTATCGCTTTCGGTCGAATCGCCCGCGCCATACGACCGTCTCGTCCGCGAGATGAGAGACCGGTTCGCCTTCGACGTAATCGACGAATCGGACCTGCTGACCATCAACTCCAACCAATATCCCCTCATCTTTAGCCCCTGGGGTAATCTTTGGTCCGAAAACTCCATTGCGGCGTTGCAAAATCTCGTTAGAGCGGGATCGGCTCTCGTCGTTTTGACCGATCGTCCATGGAGAACGCCGAACGGAAACGTTTCCTTCAACGAAAGAATCTTCGCCGCCAAGTTGAAGCGCGTTGGCAGCCAGTGGACTATCGAACCGCGGCGCAACCGGATCAATCCGGCGAATGATCGTTCCAGACCCTCCTCTTCCTTCAACCTGTTCCTTGGAACATCGGGAGACAATCCCTTCCTTACGGGCGACTGGAGCGCTCCAATCGATGAAGAAGCGGGCAAACGGTACGGATTGGAATTTCCTTCCTTCCGTTTCGCAGGGAAAGAAGCCGGAGTGGTTATGAATATGGTTCCACGAAGACCCTATCGCCTGGAAATCG comes from the Candidatus Omnitrophota bacterium genome and includes:
- a CDS encoding cytochrome c peroxidase, with protein sequence MKKQFAFHVCSTLLFAALFAFAGSALLFLAPASAAPTGTPYKISVPLGLPNITIPDDNPMTVEKIELGKMLYFDKRLSKDNTVACASCHIPKHGYAEPRATSKGIKDQIGGRNANAVVNAAYASSMFWDGRMNTLEEQAGGPVENPIEMGHDMTVVAKDLNAIPEYKKRFEAVFGQPASRETITKAIAAFERTILSGNSPYDKYKKGDANAISAEAKAGEAIFLGKGLCATCHQPQVFSTWGFYNAGVGSDKEKMDIGRMEVTKAESDKGAFRVPHLRSIADTAPYFHDGSVEKLEDAVRFMAEGGKENSNLNPLFRALKAQKITDEEIGQLTAFLKSLSGEYPVVEEPKLP